One stretch of Qipengyuania gelatinilytica DNA includes these proteins:
- a CDS encoding carboxyl transferase domain-containing protein encodes MTAPVLTSTLDREGPDAKARFEHNKSLAADLRSTVAAAALGGSEGSRERHVGRGKLLPRERVERLLDPGSPFLEIGQLAANGMYGKEEINGAGMIAGIGRVSGRQVMIVCNDATVKGGTYYPMTVKKHLRAQEIAQENRLPCIYLVDSGGANLPHQAEVFPDRDHFGRIFFNQANMSALGIPQIACVMGSCTAGGAYVPAMSDETVIVRNQGTIFLAGPPLVKAATGEEISAEDLGGGDLHAKKSGVVDHLAENDEHALTIVRDIVSHLGDNYAEAKNIELKEPRAPKFDAEDLYAIVPDDVRAPYDVKEVIARLVDGSEFHEFKAHYGSTLVCGFAHIWGMPVAILANNGVLFSESAQKGAHFIELACQRRIPLLFLQNISGFMVGGKYEAEGIAKHGAKLVTAVATATVPKVTVVIGGSFGAGNYGMCGRAYSPRFLFTWPNARISVMGGEQAASVLATVHRDADSWTEEQAEEFKAPIRQKYEDEGNPYYATARLWDDGVIDPVQTRDVLGLAFSATLEAPIPEKPQFGVFRM; translated from the coding sequence ATGACCGCACCCGTCCTCACATCCACGCTCGACCGCGAGGGCCCCGACGCGAAGGCTCGGTTCGAGCATAACAAATCGCTCGCAGCGGACCTGCGCTCCACCGTCGCCGCGGCTGCGCTCGGCGGGAGTGAAGGCAGCCGCGAACGGCATGTCGGGCGCGGCAAGCTGCTCCCGCGTGAGCGTGTCGAGCGTCTGCTCGATCCGGGCAGCCCTTTCCTCGAGATCGGCCAGCTTGCTGCCAACGGGATGTACGGCAAGGAAGAGATCAACGGCGCAGGGATGATCGCCGGGATCGGGCGCGTCTCCGGGCGGCAGGTGATGATCGTGTGCAACGATGCCACCGTAAAGGGCGGCACCTACTATCCCATGACGGTCAAGAAGCACCTGCGCGCGCAGGAGATAGCGCAGGAGAACCGCCTGCCGTGCATCTACCTCGTCGACAGCGGCGGGGCGAACCTGCCGCACCAGGCAGAGGTCTTCCCCGACCGCGACCATTTCGGCCGCATCTTCTTTAACCAAGCGAACATGAGCGCGCTCGGCATTCCGCAGATCGCCTGCGTAATGGGCAGCTGTACCGCGGGCGGTGCCTATGTGCCCGCCATGTCGGACGAGACGGTGATCGTCCGGAACCAAGGCACGATCTTCCTTGCCGGACCTCCGCTGGTGAAGGCTGCAACAGGCGAGGAAATCAGCGCCGAGGACCTTGGCGGCGGCGACCTCCACGCAAAGAAATCGGGCGTGGTCGACCATTTGGCCGAGAACGACGAGCATGCGCTCACCATCGTGCGCGACATCGTCAGCCACCTTGGCGATAACTACGCCGAAGCGAAGAATATCGAGCTGAAAGAACCGCGCGCACCGAAGTTCGACGCGGAAGATCTTTACGCCATCGTGCCCGATGATGTTCGCGCGCCCTATGACGTAAAGGAAGTGATCGCCCGTCTCGTAGACGGCAGCGAATTCCACGAATTCAAGGCGCATTACGGCAGCACGCTGGTCTGCGGTTTTGCGCATATCTGGGGCATGCCGGTGGCGATCCTCGCCAACAATGGCGTGCTGTTTTCCGAAAGCGCACAAAAGGGCGCACATTTCATCGAACTCGCCTGCCAGCGCCGCATTCCGCTGCTGTTCCTCCAGAACATTTCCGGCTTCATGGTCGGCGGGAAATACGAGGCGGAAGGCATCGCCAAGCATGGCGCGAAGCTGGTGACTGCAGTTGCTACGGCCACCGTACCCAAGGTCACCGTAGTGATCGGCGGCAGCTTCGGCGCAGGCAATTACGGCATGTGCGGCCGCGCCTACAGCCCGCGCTTCCTCTTCACCTGGCCCAATGCCCGCATTTCGGTGATGGGCGGCGAGCAGGCGGCATCGGTTCTTGCCACCGTCCACCGCGACGCGGACAGCTGGACCGAAGAACAGGCCGAGGAATTCAAGGCTCCGATCCGTCAGAAATACGAGGACGAGGGCAACCCCTATTACGCCACCGCCCGCCTGTGGGACGACGGCGTGATCGACCCGGTCCAGACCCGCGACGTGCTCGGCCTGGCCTTCTCGGCAACACTCGAAGCCCCGATTCCGGAAAAGCCGCAGTTCGGTGTGTTCCGGATGTAA